From a single Candidatus Methylacidiphilales bacterium genomic region:
- a CDS encoding F0F1 ATP synthase subunit A, translating to MIVALVVAASLIAFAQVSLRQPALVPGPLQNFWEALIEGLASLLESILGWKLLQSTFWFFATIFIFILASNLQALMPGVGTIGSGYGEHWWALDHITMPFMRGANADVTLTFAMAVSFFFLWWYWAFKFNGPLGVLKHLFGSQAKLGGVLGLFVSVIFLFVGLIEVVSIMVRPISLTFRLYGNIYGGEAMIDQIKHMTGYWAGLALIPVYTFELLVALVQALVFCLLTAVFTALMCKHDDSHSEEGGHGHH from the coding sequence ATGATTGTTGCTTTGGTGGTGGCTGCGTCTTTGATCGCATTCGCCCAAGTTTCATTGCGTCAGCCCGCCTTGGTTCCCGGTCCTCTGCAGAACTTTTGGGAAGCGCTGATTGAGGGCTTGGCCAGTCTGCTCGAAAGCATCCTGGGCTGGAAACTGCTCCAATCGACCTTCTGGTTTTTTGCCACCATCTTCATTTTCATCCTGGCCTCCAACCTTCAGGCCCTCATGCCTGGTGTCGGGACCATCGGTTCCGGCTACGGCGAGCACTGGTGGGCCTTGGATCATATCACGATGCCCTTTATGCGTGGGGCCAATGCGGATGTCACCCTGACCTTTGCCATGGCTGTTTCCTTCTTTTTTCTCTGGTGGTATTGGGCCTTCAAGTTCAACGGCCCCCTCGGCGTGCTCAAACATCTCTTCGGTTCCCAGGCAAAACTCGGTGGCGTTCTCGGCCTCTTTGTCAGTGTCATCTTCCTATTCGTCGGACTCATTGAGGTCGTTTCCATCATGGTCCGCCCGATCTCCCTCACCTTTCGTCTATATGGCAACATCTATGGCGGCGAGGCCATGATCGATCAAATCAAGCACATGACCGGCTATTGGGCTGGTTTGGCGCTCATCCCTGTTTATACATTCGAGTTGCTCGTCGCGCTTGTGCAGGCGTTGGTGTTTTGCCTCCTGAC
- a CDS encoding TolC family protein has product MKPNRIPGLALVLLLAPLAGVAQYTPTPTPAPAPPSPSSTAPAQGVITLDEAIRLALEQNLDLAIERMNPERAATNILAARAAFDPRFNLASRYSENSTPRSSEQQAADGFPSFESRTFNASTGVTQPTILGTEVGLAANTTNRMNTSNNFEDEYTAFAGATLRHPLLKNAGPTANRAQFRIATKGKEQSDATFLNRIDQLVAEVHRAYYEWIFSLDDLRSKEKTLLLAERLQKDNQGRLDNGIMTPLDVAQARSETALRRSDVIQAQLSVDQNLNRLRRLISRDLATSLAQPLEPGETLPAPEALSPSFVDLGLALQNRKDYLALQRQAEADGLRLEFTKNQLLPQVDLEGSYGFNGLDRDLVQSFNRVADTRDPGWFVGLSVEIPWGSQAEKARHQDAQLVRQQTLLRLKNTEQQILLEVDNAAKTVESAWKKYESNLVASTISEQSAIAEEEKLKAGISTSYTVLQLQRDAASARTQELRALTDYHLALVNLRLAQGILTPLSGVRVEKTPSASEAVSPTGPTSTP; this is encoded by the coding sequence ATGAAACCGAACCGCATCCCCGGTTTGGCGTTGGTCCTGCTCCTGGCACCTTTGGCCGGAGTTGCCCAATACACGCCCACGCCCACGCCTGCACCGGCGCCCCCGTCCCCTTCCTCCACCGCGCCCGCCCAGGGGGTGATCACCCTGGATGAGGCCATACGGCTGGCCTTGGAACAAAACCTCGACCTCGCCATCGAGCGCATGAACCCCGAACGGGCCGCCACCAACATCCTCGCCGCCCGCGCCGCCTTCGACCCCCGCTTCAACCTCGCCTCCCGCTATAGCGAAAACAGCACCCCACGTTCCTCCGAGCAACAGGCCGCCGACGGCTTTCCCTCCTTCGAATCCCGCACCTTCAACGCCTCCACCGGCGTCACCCAGCCCACCATCCTCGGGACCGAAGTCGGCCTCGCCGCCAACACCACCAACCGCATGAACACCTCGAACAACTTCGAGGACGAATACACCGCCTTTGCCGGCGCCACCCTCCGCCACCCCCTCCTCAAGAACGCCGGCCCCACCGCCAACCGCGCCCAGTTCCGCATCGCCACCAAAGGAAAGGAACAAAGCGACGCCACCTTCCTCAACCGCATCGACCAGCTGGTGGCCGAGGTCCACCGGGCCTATTACGAATGGATCTTTTCCCTCGATGACCTGCGTTCGAAGGAAAAAACCCTCCTTCTTGCCGAACGTCTGCAAAAGGACAACCAAGGCCGCCTGGATAACGGCATCATGACCCCGCTCGACGTCGCCCAGGCCCGCAGCGAAACCGCCCTCCGCCGCAGCGATGTCATCCAGGCCCAACTTTCCGTCGATCAAAACCTCAACCGCCTGCGCCGTCTGATCAGCCGGGACCTTGCCACCTCCCTGGCCCAACCCCTGGAACCCGGCGAAACTCTGCCCGCCCCCGAGGCTCTCTCACCTTCCTTTGTCGACCTCGGCCTGGCCCTACAAAACCGCAAGGATTACCTCGCCCTCCAACGCCAGGCCGAGGCCGACGGCCTGCGCTTGGAGTTCACCAAAAACCAACTCCTGCCCCAGGTCGACCTCGAAGGCAGCTACGGCTTCAACGGCCTTGACCGCGACCTCGTGCAAAGCTTCAACCGCGTCGCCGACACCCGCGACCCGGGTTGGTTCGTCGGCTTGAGCGTGGAAATCCCCTGGGGCAGCCAAGCCGAAAAGGCCCGCCATCAGGACGCCCAACTGGTCCGGCAACAGACCCTCCTCCGCCTGAAAAACACCGAACAACAGATCCTCCTGGAAGTCGACAACGCCGCCAAAACCGTCGAATCCGCTTGGAAAAAATACGAGTCCAACCTGGTCGCCAGCACGATCTCCGAACAGAGCGCCATCGCCGAGGAGGAAAAACTCAAGGCCGGCATCTCCACCAGTTACACCGTCCTCCAATTGCAGCGCGACGCGGCCTCGGCCCGCACCCAGGAACTCCGCGCACTCACCGACTACCACCTCGCGCTGGTCAACCTCCGCCTCGCCCAGGGCATCCTCACCCCGCTCAGCGGGGTACGGGTGGAAAAGACCCCCTCGGCATCGGAAGCTGTCTCGCCTACGGGTCCAACCTCCACTCCTTGA
- the ilvN gene encoding acetolactate synthase small subunit, with protein MRHTISVLVENKFGVLTRITGLFSGRGYNIDTLNVAPTQNPDTSRMTMVVKGDDKVLDQVLKQLNRLVDVIDVRDFKEGESVDRELILIKVKVDSKSRAEVMQVCDIFRGKIVDVQPKSLTVELTGDEGKVEKFIELMRNFGVLDLTRTGKVALPRN; from the coding sequence ATGAGACACACCATTTCCGTTTTGGTTGAGAACAAGTTCGGCGTTCTCACCCGCATCACCGGCCTCTTCAGCGGCCGGGGTTACAACATCGACACCCTGAACGTCGCCCCGACCCAGAACCCGGACACTTCCCGCATGACGATGGTCGTCAAGGGGGATGACAAGGTTCTCGACCAGGTCCTCAAACAACTCAACCGCCTCGTCGATGTCATCGACGTCCGTGATTTCAAAGAAGGCGAGTCCGTCGACCGCGAACTCATCCTCATCAAGGTCAAGGTCGACTCCAAGTCCCGCGCCGAAGTCATGCAGGTCTGCGACATTTTCCGCGGCAAAATTGTCGATGTCCAACCGAAGAGCCTGACCGTCGAACTGACCGGGGACGAGGGCAAGGTGGAGAAGTTCATCGAGCTGATGCGCAACTTCGGCGTCCTCGACCTCACCCGGACCGGCAAAGTCGCCCTGCCCCGTAACTGA
- a CDS encoding glycosyltransferase yields the protein MTIPPKISVIVVCEPIDDTHKLVLPDFKAQTLPLADYEVLFVDGTGDGRHVEIIESMAKREGAGASFRHLPVSSLSRSYARNRGLEAAAAPLVLLLAEDFQIRAETLEAHVRFHERHPEPHIVGVGAAFFPPDLASDPFMRWLDETGTLFGVSFCPGSIPPHFFYGANTSLKTHFLRSVGPSHEAFPFHAWDDYELGLRLQDAGMRSLLVPGAEVDHVHHVNLRGRCKQVGEGGASAVVFERIQPARPRSWGALVDTPLAWLAWKVWLAWLGKTLLPHVKTHDRYYRARLDQAFVRAYRAAKSGPATVNGVGLP from the coding sequence ATGACCATCCCCCCAAAAATCAGTGTCATTGTCGTATGTGAGCCCATTGACGACACGCACAAGCTGGTCTTGCCCGATTTCAAAGCCCAGACCCTTCCTTTGGCAGATTACGAGGTTCTCTTTGTCGATGGCACGGGCGACGGGCGTCACGTGGAAATAATCGAGTCCATGGCAAAAAGAGAGGGCGCCGGGGCATCGTTTCGCCATCTTCCCGTAAGCAGTCTGAGCAGGTCCTACGCGCGCAACCGGGGTTTGGAGGCGGCCGCGGCCCCGCTCGTGTTGTTGCTGGCGGAGGATTTTCAAATCAGGGCGGAAACATTGGAGGCCCATGTCCGCTTCCATGAGCGACATCCCGAACCGCACATCGTGGGCGTGGGGGCGGCTTTTTTCCCGCCAGATCTGGCCTCGGATCCGTTCATGCGCTGGCTGGACGAAACGGGCACCCTGTTTGGCGTCAGCTTTTGCCCAGGCTCCATTCCGCCCCATTTTTTTTACGGGGCAAACACCTCGCTCAAAACCCATTTCCTGCGCTCGGTCGGGCCGAGCCATGAGGCCTTTCCTTTCCATGCCTGGGACGACTACGAACTGGGACTGCGATTGCAAGATGCGGGGATGCGGTCGTTGCTGGTTCCCGGAGCGGAGGTGGACCATGTCCACCACGTGAATCTGAGGGGCCGGTGCAAGCAGGTGGGGGAAGGCGGGGCCTCGGCGGTGGTTTTTGAGCGCATCCAGCCCGCGCGTCCACGCTCCTGGGGCGCACTGGTGGACACCCCGCTTGCCTGGCTGGCTTGGAAGGTTTGGCTCGCCTGGCTGGGAAAGACCCTTCTGCCACATGTGAAGACCCATGATCGTTACTATCGGGCCCGCCTGGATCAGGCCTTTGTCCGTGCTTACCGGGCCGCGAAATCGGGCCCTGCGACGGTCAATGGAGTGGGTCTCCCCTGA
- the obgE gene encoding GTPase ObgE: MFVDRVRIWARGGKGGDGCCAFRREKFIPRGGPNGGDGGKGGDVVLEVDPHLNNLLHLRLSPHHFADKGQNGKGSQRTGRTGKDHVIKVPPGTVVMVIPTTLENFERSGDLSLATQVIDLIEPGQRHVLCAGGRGGRGNQCFKSSVNQAPRRTEPGFPGEQGQFFFVLKSIADVGLVGFPNAGKSSLLAALSAARPKIAPYPFTTLEPMIGVVEVDLAHRFTLADIPGLIEGAHLGVGLGLDFLRHIERCRVLAHIIDMGATEGRDPVADYRAVRKELKNYDPALAARPHILVANKMDVPGADEQLKLFRRKVRHAIFPVSASTGTGLPALRGALDEALRPSS, translated from the coding sequence ATGTTCGTTGATCGTGTTCGCATCTGGGCCCGCGGAGGAAAGGGAGGAGACGGCTGTTGCGCCTTCCGCCGCGAAAAATTCATTCCCCGTGGCGGACCGAATGGTGGCGACGGAGGAAAAGGCGGCGACGTGGTTCTCGAAGTCGATCCCCACCTGAACAACCTCCTCCACCTCCGCTTGTCCCCCCACCATTTTGCCGACAAGGGCCAGAATGGCAAAGGCAGCCAGCGCACGGGCCGCACCGGCAAAGACCATGTCATCAAGGTCCCCCCGGGGACCGTCGTCATGGTCATCCCCACCACCTTGGAAAACTTTGAACGCTCCGGCGACCTGTCCCTGGCCACCCAGGTCATCGATTTGATCGAACCCGGTCAACGCCATGTCCTCTGCGCGGGCGGACGCGGGGGGCGGGGCAACCAATGCTTCAAAAGCTCGGTCAATCAGGCCCCGCGCAGGACCGAACCGGGATTTCCAGGCGAACAAGGGCAGTTCTTTTTCGTTCTCAAATCCATCGCTGATGTCGGACTCGTCGGGTTTCCCAATGCCGGCAAATCCAGCCTCCTGGCCGCCCTCTCGGCCGCCCGGCCCAAGATCGCCCCCTACCCCTTCACCACCCTCGAACCCATGATCGGCGTGGTCGAGGTCGATCTGGCCCACCGCTTCACCCTGGCCGACATCCCCGGCCTCATCGAAGGCGCCCACCTCGGCGTCGGCCTCGGCCTCGACTTCCTCCGCCACATCGAACGCTGCCGCGTCCTGGCCCACATCATCGACATGGGCGCCACCGAGGGCCGCGATCCGGTGGCCGACTACCGGGCCGTGCGCAAGGAACTGAAGAACTACGACCCCGCCCTCGCCGCCAGACCTCACATCTTGGTCGCCAACAAGATGGACGTGCCCGGCGCCGATGAGCAACTCAAACTCTTCCGCCGCAAAGTGCGCCACGCCATTTTCCCCGTCTCCGCTTCCACCGGCACCGGATTGCCGGCGCTCCGGGGGGCTCTGGACGAAGCCCTCCGTCCATCATCTTAG
- a CDS encoding CHASE2 domain-containing protein, which produces MIARARARLAWVLLAAGGLIAGWMVWVGEVHTQWEDIAHYRMMEWQGAGPARESGLVQIKIQDLSDEAWPWPHLDYAILLHALAPFQPEVLALDLPLEYPDTLHPVYERQLSRQMKSFRDVVLAAKPSLETRPNQVPPGVEPLSESGISFRLPFAGSARWPIESYQGNNRISLSATTGVESGRVPLIFRLGRSLVPAFPLVIYGKSIGVYWPHCEWQPGEDIILRDYQKAVLARIPVDIQGRLRMVPSRLLPPPLEVEFYTAVLSAEQIHNEARPLFDLNKMRRQLVLVSMEHPDTVTPVVTPDGMAYPGGIQAHVLQQLLLRETREFAPPLVGFVLLLAAAVMATWAGQLDQTLQALLGLGGLLFFLALDSAFSLFVLKMTLPLGAVLTAIASSWLLAFTWRGLLDWDASKNTTPDVQST; this is translated from the coding sequence ATGATCGCCCGGGCGCGCGCCCGGCTGGCTTGGGTGTTGCTCGCCGCAGGGGGCTTGATCGCGGGCTGGATGGTCTGGGTGGGCGAAGTGCACACCCAATGGGAAGATATCGCCCACTACCGGATGATGGAGTGGCAGGGTGCAGGCCCCGCCAGGGAAAGCGGATTGGTGCAGATCAAGATCCAGGATTTGTCGGATGAAGCCTGGCCCTGGCCTCACCTGGATTATGCCATTCTCTTGCACGCCCTAGCTCCTTTCCAACCCGAGGTTCTGGCCCTGGACCTTCCTCTGGAATACCCGGACACCCTGCACCCGGTCTACGAACGCCAGCTCTCCCGCCAGATGAAATCCTTCCGCGATGTCGTCCTGGCCGCCAAACCTTCCCTGGAAACGCGCCCAAACCAGGTCCCTCCCGGTGTCGAACCGCTCTCCGAAAGCGGGATTTCCTTCCGACTGCCTTTCGCCGGCTCCGCCCGCTGGCCGATCGAGAGCTACCAGGGCAACAACCGCATCAGCCTGTCCGCCACCACCGGAGTCGAATCCGGCCGGGTGCCCTTGATCTTCCGTCTGGGGCGTTCCCTGGTTCCGGCCTTCCCCTTGGTGATCTATGGCAAATCCATCGGGGTGTATTGGCCCCACTGCGAATGGCAACCCGGCGAAGACATCATTCTACGCGACTACCAAAAAGCCGTGCTGGCCCGGATTCCGGTCGACATCCAGGGACGCCTCCGCATGGTTCCCTCCCGTCTGTTGCCACCCCCGTTAGAGGTCGAATTTTACACCGCCGTTCTTTCCGCCGAACAAATCCACAACGAAGCCCGCCCCCTCTTTGATTTGAACAAAATGCGGCGTCAGTTGGTGCTCGTTTCCATGGAACACCCGGATACCGTCACCCCGGTGGTTACACCGGACGGAATGGCCTATCCGGGTGGCATCCAGGCACACGTCTTGCAACAATTGCTTTTGCGGGAAACACGCGAATTTGCCCCACCTCTCGTCGGTTTTGTGCTGCTGCTGGCCGCCGCTGTGATGGCCACATGGGCCGGACAACTCGACCAGACACTTCAAGCCCTGTTGGGACTGGGCGGGCTTCTCTTCTTTCTGGCTCTCGATAGTGCTTTTTCGCTCTTTGTGTTGAAGATGACCCTCCCCCTGGGTGCCGTACTGACCGCCATCGCCAGCTCCTGGCTACTGGCCTTCACTTGGCGGGGACTCCTGGATTGGGACGCTTCCAAAAACACCACCCCGGACGTCCAAAGCACCTAA
- the ligA gene encoding NAD-dependent DNA ligase LigA, with the protein MNRDDYLRLVDEVRRHDVAYHVHAAPTISDRDYDALFRRLRDAEEAHPEWIVPDSPTRKVGAAPLESFRSVVHRQPMMSLDNTYAPGELADFLARVRKALPPGHPPAFTVEPKVDGVAVTLRWENGNLVQAATRGDGERGDDVTENIRTLKQVRLHLDHAPRILELRGEVYMTHAGFQRLNDERREAGEALFANPRNATAGTLKLLDSRLVARRPLSIVLYATGETDGLQVHTQDALLGWIRDAGLPAPEWWRRGVSEDEVLAAVAELEERRRTFGYPTDGAVIKVDDFSLYKPLGYTAKSPRWAIAYKYSAEQTETLLLGITVQVGRTGVLTPVAELQPVFLAGSTISRATLHNEDEVRKKDLRIGDTVVIEKAGDVIPAVVQAIAEKRPVGSVPFDLFASLGGRCPACSGPITRDEKFVAWRCENLSCPAQKTRRLEFMAKREALDLASLGGIVADKLVESGLVDEPLDLFGVTEDRLAALNLGSPEEPRVFGPKNARKLAEALERAKTLPLSRWILALAIPEVGETTARDLARFHSSLPDLAASPLLTDIAALPGLRAAISPAKKAGPEAHATALAALQAAHGRLLTAGMAQPSKNEDDIVTEVGPVVAAQVLAYFQAPTGSRILKRLAAWEIHPSSEPSKSDGPTPFTGKKFVITGTLSQPRPEFQKRILALGGEVSGSVSSKTDYLLAGEEAGSKLDKARELGVTVLSESEFEALASRTWGNF; encoded by the coding sequence ATGAATCGCGACGACTACCTGCGCCTGGTGGACGAAGTCCGCCGGCACGACGTGGCCTATCATGTCCATGCCGCGCCCACCATATCGGACCGGGATTACGACGCCCTTTTCCGCCGCTTGCGCGACGCCGAGGAAGCCCACCCGGAATGGATCGTCCCCGATTCCCCCACCCGGAAAGTCGGTGCCGCCCCCCTCGAATCCTTCCGCAGCGTCGTCCACCGCCAGCCCATGATGAGCCTGGACAACACCTATGCGCCCGGGGAACTGGCGGATTTTTTGGCCCGGGTGCGCAAGGCCCTCCCCCCGGGCCACCCGCCTGCCTTCACCGTCGAACCCAAAGTCGATGGCGTGGCCGTCACGCTGCGCTGGGAAAATGGAAACCTGGTCCAGGCGGCCACCCGCGGTGATGGCGAACGCGGCGATGACGTGACCGAAAACATCCGCACGCTCAAACAGGTCCGCCTGCACCTGGACCATGCCCCCCGGATTCTTGAATTGCGCGGCGAAGTTTACATGACCCATGCCGGTTTCCAGCGGCTCAACGATGAACGCCGCGAAGCCGGTGAAGCGCTCTTCGCCAACCCCCGCAACGCCACCGCCGGCACCCTCAAACTCCTCGACTCCCGCCTGGTCGCCCGCCGGCCCCTTTCGATTGTCCTCTACGCCACCGGCGAAACCGACGGCCTCCAGGTCCACACACAGGATGCCCTCCTGGGCTGGATTCGGGACGCCGGCCTCCCCGCCCCCGAATGGTGGCGCCGTGGCGTCTCTGAGGACGAAGTCCTTGCCGCCGTGGCCGAATTGGAGGAACGCCGCCGCACCTTCGGCTACCCGACAGACGGCGCGGTGATCAAGGTCGACGACTTCTCCCTCTACAAGCCACTGGGCTATACCGCCAAGTCTCCCCGCTGGGCCATCGCCTACAAATATTCCGCCGAACAAACCGAAACCCTCCTGCTCGGCATCACCGTGCAGGTCGGACGCACCGGCGTCCTCACGCCCGTGGCCGAACTGCAGCCCGTCTTCCTCGCCGGCAGCACCATCTCCCGCGCCACCCTGCACAACGAGGACGAAGTGCGGAAAAAAGACCTGAGAATAGGCGATACCGTCGTGATAGAGAAGGCCGGCGACGTCATCCCAGCCGTCGTACAGGCCATTGCGGAAAAACGCCCGGTTGGGTCCGTTCCCTTCGACCTCTTCGCCTCCCTCGGCGGCCGCTGCCCGGCCTGCAGCGGACCGATCACGCGTGATGAAAAATTCGTCGCCTGGCGTTGCGAGAACCTTTCCTGCCCGGCCCAGAAAACCCGCCGCCTCGAATTCATGGCCAAGCGCGAAGCCCTCGACCTGGCCAGCCTCGGCGGGATTGTGGCCGACAAACTCGTCGAGTCCGGTCTGGTCGATGAACCCCTCGATCTCTTCGGGGTGACGGAGGACCGGCTTGCCGCCCTCAACCTCGGCTCCCCGGAGGAACCCCGCGTCTTCGGTCCCAAAAATGCCCGCAAGCTCGCGGAAGCCCTCGAACGCGCCAAGACCCTGCCTCTCTCCCGTTGGATTCTCGCCCTGGCCATCCCGGAAGTTGGAGAAACCACCGCCCGCGACCTGGCCCGCTTCCATTCCTCGCTGCCGGATCTGGCGGCTTCCCCTCTTCTCACCGACATCGCCGCCCTCCCCGGCCTGCGTGCCGCGATTTCTCCAGCCAAAAAAGCCGGACCCGAGGCCCATGCAACGGCCCTGGCCGCCCTGCAGGCGGCCCATGGCCGCTTGCTCACCGCCGGCATGGCCCAACCCTCCAAGAATGAGGACGATATCGTGACTGAGGTCGGTCCGGTCGTGGCCGCTCAGGTTCTGGCTTACTTCCAAGCTCCGACGGGTTCCCGCATCCTCAAACGTCTGGCCGCATGGGAAATCCATCCTTCCTCAGAACCTTCAAAATCAGACGGCCCCACCCCATTCACCGGCAAGAAATTCGTCATCACCGGCACCCTCAGCCAACCCCGCCCGGAATTCCAGAAACGCATCCTGGCCCTTGGAGGAGAGGTCAGCGGTTCGGTCAGTTCCAAAACCGATTACCTGCTGGCCGGTGAGGAAGCCGGCTCCAAATTGGATAAAGCCCGGGAGTTGGGCGTCACCGTCCTTTCGGAATCGGAATTCGAAGCCCTCGCCTCGCGCACCTGGGGCAATTTTTAG
- a CDS encoding VanZ family protein: MPGLSRLRPLLTPFSFYALILILSSIPGSQIPHTDLTFGDKIIHFGVYSILGFLLARTGFAPLAMIALGMALGGFDETYQAFTPGRSPDVFDWVADALGITCGVVLFPVLYPILQKIFPGKRPSPPPSDP; the protein is encoded by the coding sequence ATGCCCGGACTCTCCAGGCTCCGTCCGCTGCTGACCCCCTTCAGCTTCTATGCGCTCATCCTCATCCTTTCATCCATCCCCGGCTCCCAAATTCCCCATACCGACCTCACCTTTGGCGACAAAATCATCCACTTCGGCGTTTACAGCATCCTTGGTTTCCTTCTGGCCCGAACCGGCTTCGCCCCTCTCGCCATGATCGCCCTCGGTATGGCCTTGGGAGGGTTTGACGAAACCTACCAAGCCTTCACTCCCGGGCGCTCACCCGACGTCTTCGATTGGGTCGCCGATGCCCTCGGCATCACCTGTGGAGTTGTCCTCTTTCCTGTTCTTTACCCCATCCTGCAAAAGATTTTTCCCGGCAAGCGCCCATCCCCACCCCCCTCCGACCCATGA
- a CDS encoding anti-sigma factor, which translates to MTTPAAPEDLSPTSNPTPKTDWARPVIFCILMLPILAGGVLLAVFFNMRTLERNRTHNAPKTPAQISLEAENTLLKKMLGQVEGRVAVLGPIEDGGSARGKIVWDESLQQGFVFVAHLPEPPPPQGKAFFLWADDGSGTLLPCARLEPAPDGSIRRAFSPPKRILKAQKFVLTLGDALGQKNMREKTLLQGSLETR; encoded by the coding sequence ATGACCACGCCTGCCGCTCCCGAAGACCTTTCTCCCACTTCCAACCCCACCCCCAAGACCGATTGGGCTCGGCCCGTCATCTTCTGCATCCTCATGCTCCCCATCCTAGCCGGTGGGGTCCTCCTGGCCGTCTTCTTCAACATGCGCACCCTGGAACGCAACCGCACCCACAACGCTCCCAAAACCCCCGCCCAAATCAGTCTGGAAGCAGAAAACACCCTCCTGAAAAAAATGCTCGGCCAGGTCGAGGGTCGCGTCGCCGTGCTCGGCCCCATCGAGGACGGGGGATCCGCCCGGGGTAAAATCGTCTGGGACGAGTCCCTCCAACAAGGTTTTGTCTTCGTGGCCCATCTCCCGGAACCCCCGCCCCCACAGGGCAAGGCCTTCTTCCTCTGGGCCGATGACGGCAGCGGCACCCTTCTGCCCTGCGCCCGCCTCGAACCCGCCCCTGATGGCTCGATCCGCCGCGCTTTCTCTCCGCCCAAACGGATACTCAAAGCCCAGAAGTTTGTCCTCACGCTCGGCGATGCCCTTGGCCAGAAGAACATGCGCGAAAAGACGCTGCTCCAAGGTTCGCTGGAAACACGCTGA
- a CDS encoding LysM peptidoglycan-binding domain-containing protein, whose translation MPACLPSLVPLGRPAILGMILCGLASTLPAAFDPAAAEDAAIERQKILKASDQIELLVQQNEQLRLQVQEMRADIDKLRGENAELRKTLAAQEKARAAEKEALLKEVSNIVASGKSTPAPPTPPAAPGPTPSAGAEEGFEHIVQAGQSLWSIAKAFQDQGIKVSVEDIRNANHLKDNNLHTGQKLFIPRK comes from the coding sequence ATGCCCGCCTGCCTGCCCTCCCTTGTTCCTCTTGGCCGTCCGGCCATCCTGGGGATGATCCTCTGCGGGCTGGCCTCCACACTGCCGGCAGCCTTCGATCCCGCTGCGGCCGAGGATGCCGCCATCGAACGCCAGAAAATCCTCAAGGCCTCCGACCAGATCGAACTCTTGGTCCAACAAAACGAGCAACTTCGCCTCCAAGTCCAGGAAATGCGGGCCGACATCGACAAACTCCGCGGAGAAAACGCCGAATTGCGGAAGACCCTGGCCGCCCAGGAAAAAGCCCGCGCCGCCGAAAAAGAAGCCCTGCTCAAAGAAGTCAGCAACATCGTCGCCTCCGGGAAAAGCACCCCCGCGCCCCCGACGCCACCGGCTGCCCCCGGTCCCACACCAAGCGCAGGCGCCGAGGAGGGATTTGAACACATTGTCCAGGCCGGCCAAAGCCTCTGGTCCATTGCCAAGGCCTTCCAGGACCAGGGCATCAAGGTCAGCGTCGAAGACATCCGCAACGCCAACCACCTCAAGGACAACAATCTCCACACCGGCCAAAAACTCTTCATCCCCAGGAAATAA